A region from the Mycolicibacterium phlei genome encodes:
- the sigJ gene encoding RNA polymerase sigma factor SigJ yields the protein MTESEHAERFTHLRPLLFTIVYEILGSATESDDVLQDSYLRWAQVELSTVRDTKSYLAQLVTREALNALRARARRREDYVGPWLPEPLLLDEADASADVVLAESVSMAMLVVLETLTPDERAVFVLREVFGFDYDEIAGAVGRPAATVRQLAHRAREHVQARRRRFGPVDADRVSDVTERFLAAADTGDMAGLMALLAPDVVWTTDSGGKATAARRPITGADRVARVLLRFFEFGRTVPGVRFELANCNNSPAIVIHRDDVLEGVFLLEIAGDRVTNLYGMRNPDKLAGFTGPRPITRQ from the coding sequence CCGAATCCGACGACGTGCTGCAGGACTCCTATCTGCGGTGGGCGCAGGTGGAGCTGTCGACCGTGCGCGACACCAAGTCCTATCTCGCGCAGCTGGTCACCCGCGAGGCGCTCAACGCGCTGCGGGCCCGCGCCCGCAGGCGCGAGGACTACGTCGGCCCGTGGCTGCCCGAGCCGCTGCTGCTCGACGAGGCCGACGCCTCGGCCGACGTGGTGCTCGCCGAGTCGGTGTCGATGGCGATGCTGGTGGTGCTGGAGACGCTGACCCCCGACGAGCGCGCGGTGTTCGTGCTGCGCGAGGTGTTCGGCTTCGACTACGACGAGATCGCCGGTGCGGTGGGCAGGCCCGCGGCGACGGTGCGTCAGCTGGCGCACCGCGCCCGCGAGCACGTGCAGGCGCGGCGGCGCCGGTTCGGTCCCGTGGACGCCGACCGGGTCAGCGACGTCACCGAACGGTTCCTGGCCGCCGCCGACACCGGCGATATGGCGGGCCTGATGGCGCTGCTGGCCCCCGACGTCGTGTGGACCACCGACAGCGGCGGCAAGGCCACCGCGGCGCGCAGGCCGATCACCGGTGCCGACCGGGTGGCCCGGGTGCTGCTGCGGTTCTTCGAGTTCGGCCGCACCGTGCCCGGTGTCCGGTTCGAACTGGCGAATTGCAACAACTCCCCCGCGATCGTCATCCACCGCGACGACGTGCTCGAAGGGGTGTTCCTGCTGGAGATCGCCGGCGACCGGGTCACCAATCTCTACGGCATGCGCAACCCGGACAAACTCGCCGGGTTCACCGGCCCCCGCCCGATCACCCGGCAGTGA
- a CDS encoding NAD(P)/FAD-dependent oxidoreductase, which translates to MTHNIVVIGGGYAGVMAANRLAPHAVVTLVNPRPRFVERIRLHQLVAGNDDAVAEFGAVLGDTVRVVVDTAERIDTDTRTVALASGAELPYDYLVYAVGSTGEVPAAVPGAAEFAYPISELEQAQRLAERLAEVPATAPVVVVGGGLTGIETAAELAEAGRPVTMVTDVFGPSLADSGRRSIAKRLARLRVTVLDGSAVAEVTPEHVVLADGRRVPSGVTVWTAGFGVPGLAAASGLATDALGRLRTDETLTSVSDPHVVGAGDAVAPSDRPWRMSCQAALPLGAQAANTVLARLAGEAPAAVNHAMAGQCISVGRRAGVFQFADVDDTPKRWYIGGRTGAIVKEQVCRFTLKWIRGEADKPGSYTWKVDPGRAAVAARAVPVR; encoded by the coding sequence ATGACTCACAACATCGTGGTGATCGGCGGCGGTTATGCCGGCGTGATGGCCGCCAACCGGCTGGCCCCGCACGCAGTCGTCACGCTGGTCAACCCGCGCCCGCGGTTCGTCGAGCGGATCCGGCTGCACCAACTCGTCGCGGGCAACGACGACGCCGTCGCCGAGTTCGGCGCCGTGCTGGGCGACACCGTGCGGGTGGTGGTCGACACCGCCGAACGCATCGACACCGACACCCGCACCGTCGCGCTGGCCTCGGGCGCCGAACTGCCCTACGACTATCTGGTGTACGCCGTCGGCAGCACCGGCGAGGTACCCGCAGCGGTACCGGGCGCGGCCGAATTCGCCTATCCGATCAGCGAATTGGAGCAGGCGCAACGGCTGGCCGAACGGCTGGCCGAGGTGCCTGCCACCGCGCCGGTGGTGGTGGTCGGCGGCGGGCTGACCGGCATCGAGACCGCCGCCGAGCTCGCCGAGGCGGGCCGGCCGGTCACGATGGTGACCGACGTGTTCGGCCCGTCGCTGGCCGACAGCGGACGCCGGTCCATCGCCAAGCGGCTGGCCAGACTGCGGGTGACGGTGCTCGACGGCAGCGCGGTCGCGGAGGTCACGCCCGAGCACGTGGTGCTGGCCGACGGCCGCCGGGTGCCCAGCGGGGTCACGGTGTGGACGGCCGGGTTCGGGGTGCCGGGCCTGGCGGCGGCCAGCGGGCTGGCCACCGACGCGCTGGGCCGGCTGCGCACCGACGAGACGCTGACCAGCGTCTCCGACCCGCACGTGGTGGGCGCCGGTGACGCGGTGGCACCGTCGGACCGGCCGTGGCGGATGAGCTGCCAGGCCGCGCTGCCGCTGGGCGCCCAGGCCGCCAACACCGTGCTGGCCCGGCTGGCCGGCGAAGCGCCGGCGGCGGTGAACCACGCGATGGCCGGCCAATGCATCAGCGTGGGCCGCAGGGCGGGCGTGTTCCAGTTCGCCGACGTCGACGACACCCCGAAGCGGTGGTACATCGGCGGGCGCACCGGCGCGATCGTCAAGGAGCAGGTGTGCCGCTTCACGCTGAAGTGGATCCGCGGCGAGGCCGACAAGCCGGGCTCCTACACGTGGAAGGTCGACCCGGGCCGCGCCGCGGTGGCCGCCCGGGCGGTGCCCGTGCGATGA
- a CDS encoding RNA polymerase sigma-70 factor: MNADEHAERFTALRPLLFTIAYEILGSATESDDVLQESYLRWAEVDLDTVTDTKAYLARIVTRQALNALRAQSRRREEYVGPWLPEPLLTAGDASADVVLAESVSTAMLVVLETLSPDERAVFVLREVFGFGHDEIAEIVEKSPAAVRQMAHRAREHVQARRRRFEPVDSKVSMEITQRFFTAAATGDINGLLEMLTEDVTWTADSDGKVSAARRPVVGAEKVARVLIGLVRGAGTDGRVEPAMYNNSPALKMYLGDRFEGIVTIEITDGRISNFYAMRNPDKLVAVDVPREIARSI; encoded by the coding sequence ATGAACGCTGACGAGCACGCCGAGCGGTTCACCGCGTTGCGCCCGCTGCTGTTCACGATCGCCTACGAGATCCTCGGCAGCGCAACCGAATCCGACGACGTGCTGCAGGAGAGCTACCTGCGCTGGGCCGAGGTGGACCTGGACACGGTCACCGACACGAAGGCCTACCTCGCCCGGATCGTCACCCGCCAGGCGCTCAACGCGCTGCGCGCCCAGTCCCGCAGACGCGAGGAGTACGTCGGGCCGTGGCTGCCCGAACCGCTGCTCACCGCCGGCGACGCCTCCGCCGATGTGGTGCTCGCCGAGTCGGTGTCGACGGCGATGCTCGTGGTGCTCGAGACGCTGTCGCCCGACGAGCGCGCGGTGTTCGTGCTGCGCGAGGTGTTCGGGTTCGGCCACGACGAGATCGCCGAGATCGTGGAGAAGTCGCCTGCCGCGGTGCGTCAGATGGCGCACCGCGCCCGCGAACACGTGCAGGCCCGCCGACGCCGGTTCGAGCCCGTCGACTCGAAGGTGTCGATGGAGATCACGCAGCGCTTCTTCACCGCAGCCGCCACCGGCGACATCAACGGGCTGCTCGAGATGCTCACCGAGGACGTCACCTGGACCGCCGACAGCGACGGCAAGGTCAGCGCCGCGCGCAGACCGGTGGTCGGCGCCGAGAAGGTGGCCCGGGTGCTCATCGGGCTGGTGCGCGGCGCGGGCACCGACGGCCGCGTCGAACCCGCCATGTACAACAACTCCCCGGCGCTGAAGATGTACCTGGGCGACCGGTTCGAGGGCATCGTGACGATCGAGATCACCGACGGCCGGATCTCGAACTTCTACGCGATGCGCAACCCGGACAAGCTGGTCGCCGTCGACGTCCCGCGCGAGATCGCCCGCAGTATCTGA
- a CDS encoding aminodeoxychorismate synthase component I — translation MRIDRLGDLGSAPAVLRALGRATERLRLAPPAALIGDWFDSAAVIAPTVAVRPTSVVFDVPPGDGQAVGGGWFGYLSYPDPGADGRGPRIPEAAGGWSDCVLRLDRDGCWWYESLTGATIPDWVTEALNTPAAPRPHRIEWGEADRDAHRRGVLDCLAAIAAGEVYQACVCVQFAGRIDGAPLDFFVDAVARTAPARAAYLAGPWGAVASLSPELFLRRRGTAVASSPIKGTLPRHADPAALRASVKDVAENIMIVDLVRNDLGHVADIGSVTVPELLAVRPAPGVWHLVSTVTARVGVDVPMAEVLDAAFPPASVTGTPKTRARRLLRQWEPARRGVYCGTVGLASPAAGCELNVAIRTVEFGADGSAVLGVGGGITADSDPDREWQECLDKAAPVIGSGAGAQHRVVELTP, via the coding sequence GTGCGGATCGACCGGCTCGGCGACCTGGGCAGCGCCCCAGCGGTATTGCGCGCGCTCGGCCGTGCCACCGAACGGCTGCGGCTGGCGCCGCCCGCGGCGCTGATCGGCGACTGGTTCGACTCGGCGGCGGTGATCGCGCCGACGGTCGCGGTGCGGCCCACGTCGGTCGTGTTCGACGTACCGCCCGGCGACGGGCAGGCTGTCGGCGGCGGGTGGTTCGGCTACCTGTCGTATCCGGACCCGGGTGCCGACGGCCGCGGACCGCGGATCCCCGAGGCGGCCGGCGGCTGGTCGGACTGCGTGCTGCGGCTGGATCGCGACGGCTGTTGGTGGTATGAAAGCCTCACCGGGGCAACGATTCCCGACTGGGTCACCGAAGCGCTGAACACTCCCGCCGCGCCCCGGCCCCACCGGATCGAGTGGGGCGAGGCCGACCGCGACGCCCACCGGCGCGGTGTGCTGGACTGCCTGGCCGCGATCGCCGCCGGCGAGGTGTACCAGGCGTGTGTGTGCGTGCAGTTCGCCGGCCGCATCGATGGTGCGCCGCTGGACTTCTTCGTCGACGCCGTCGCGCGCACCGCCCCGGCGCGCGCGGCGTACCTCGCGGGCCCGTGGGGTGCGGTGGCGTCGCTGTCGCCGGAACTGTTCCTGCGCAGGCGGGGCACGGCGGTGGCGTCGAGCCCGATCAAGGGCACGCTGCCGCGCCACGCCGATCCGGCGGCGCTGCGGGCGTCGGTGAAGGACGTCGCCGAGAACATCATGATCGTCGACCTGGTGCGCAACGACCTCGGCCACGTCGCCGACATCGGCAGCGTCACGGTGCCCGAACTGCTGGCGGTGCGACCGGCGCCGGGCGTGTGGCATCTGGTGTCGACGGTGACCGCGCGGGTCGGCGTGGACGTACCGATGGCCGAGGTGCTCGACGCGGCGTTCCCGCCGGCGTCGGTGACCGGGACACCGAAGACCCGGGCCCGCCGGCTGCTGCGCCAGTGGGAGCCGGCGCGCCGCGGAGTGTATTGCGGCACAGTAGGTTTGGCGTCGCCAGCGGCGGGGTGCGAGCTGAACGTGGCGATCCGCACGGTGGAGTTCGGCGCCGACGGGTCCGCGGTGCTGGGCGTCGGCGGCGGCATCACCGCCGACTCGGATCCCGACCGCGAGTGGCAGGAGTGCCTGGACAAGGCGGCGCCGGTGATCGGGTCAGGAGCGGGCGCGCAGCACCGCGTCGTAGAGCTCACGCCGTGA
- the rsmI gene encoding 16S rRNA (cytidine(1402)-2'-O)-methyltransferase, with product MTAGRLLIAATPLGQPADASARLVEALHTADVVAAEDTRRIRTLAQSLQVTLAGRVLSLYDQNEASRVPALVDEIAAGATVLLVSDAGMPLISDPGYRLVTGCIEAGLPVSCLPGPSAVTTALAVAGLPAEKFCFEGFAPRRQAARRTWLATLAAEQRTCVFFESPRRLAETLADAVEVLGADRCAVVCRELTKTHEEVVRGTLGELADWAADGVLGEITVVLAGAEPKADLDSLVAEVEELVEDGMRVKDACARVVAAHPGAPSRRELYDAVLRARS from the coding sequence ATGACTGCCGGCCGACTGCTCATCGCCGCCACGCCGCTGGGCCAGCCCGCCGACGCCTCCGCCCGCCTCGTCGAGGCCCTGCACACGGCCGACGTCGTCGCCGCCGAGGACACCCGCCGCATCCGCACGCTGGCGCAGTCGCTGCAGGTCACGCTGGCCGGCCGGGTGCTGTCGCTCTACGACCAGAACGAGGCGTCGCGGGTGCCCGCCCTGGTCGACGAGATCGCCGCGGGCGCGACCGTGCTGCTGGTCAGCGACGCCGGCATGCCGTTGATCAGCGACCCCGGCTACCGGCTGGTCACCGGCTGCATCGAGGCCGGCCTGCCGGTGTCCTGCTTGCCCGGCCCGTCGGCGGTGACCACCGCGCTGGCGGTCGCCGGGCTGCCCGCCGAGAAGTTCTGCTTCGAGGGGTTCGCCCCGCGTCGCCAGGCCGCCCGCCGCACCTGGCTGGCCACCCTGGCCGCCGAGCAGCGCACCTGCGTGTTCTTCGAGTCGCCGCGCCGGCTGGCCGAGACGCTGGCCGACGCCGTCGAGGTGCTGGGCGCCGACCGCTGCGCCGTGGTGTGCCGCGAGTTGACCAAGACCCACGAGGAGGTCGTCCGCGGCACCCTCGGCGAGCTGGCCGACTGGGCCGCCGACGGGGTGCTCGGCGAGATCACCGTCGTGCTGGCCGGCGCGGAGCCCAAGGCCGATCTGGACAGCCTGGTCGCCGAGGTCGAGGAACTCGTCGAGGACGGTATGCGGGTCAAGGACGCCTGCGCCCGGGTGGTCGCCGCCCACCCGGGTGCCCCGTCACGGCGTGAGCTCTACGACGCGGTGCTGCGCGCCCGCTCCTGA
- a CDS encoding dolichyl-phosphate-mannose--protein mannosyltransferase, producing MTAPATDAPRAVPVISPAPQVPVADFGPVDRLRGWVMTAVIGALAAVTRFLNLGSPTDAGTPIFDEKHYAPQAWQMLHNGGVEDNPGYGLVVHPPVGKQLIAIGEALFGYTGLGWRFSAAVCGVIVVVLIARITRRITRSTLIGGIAGLLVIADGVSFVVARTALLDGFLVVFVVAAFGCLIVDRDQVRERMHIALLEGRIGETPWGPRLGVRWWRFGAGVLLGLACATKWSGLYFVAFFGVMTMVFDIVARRQYRVTRPWLGAFRRDLGPSLYALVVIPFGVYLASYAPWFASETAINRHEVGRSIGPDSVLPIPDALRSLWHYTYAAFRFHSGLTNADGNHHPWESKPWTWPMSLRPVLYAIDNQDVPGCGAQSCVKAVMLVGTPAMWFLAVPVLGWALWRAIVKRDWRYAVALVGYGAGFLPWFAGIDRQMYFFYAAPMAPFLAMMIALILGDILYKPNQNAERRTLGLIAVSFYVAAVLTNFAWLYPILTGLPISQSTWNMQIWLPSWR from the coding sequence GTGACCGCCCCCGCCACCGATGCGCCGCGCGCGGTCCCGGTGATCAGTCCCGCGCCGCAGGTGCCCGTCGCCGACTTCGGTCCCGTCGACCGGCTGCGGGGCTGGGTGATGACGGCCGTCATCGGCGCGCTGGCCGCCGTGACGCGCTTCCTGAACCTCGGCTCACCGACCGACGCGGGCACCCCGATCTTCGACGAGAAGCACTACGCGCCGCAGGCGTGGCAGATGCTGCACAACGGCGGTGTCGAGGACAACCCCGGCTACGGGCTGGTGGTGCACCCGCCGGTGGGCAAGCAGCTGATCGCGATCGGGGAGGCGCTGTTCGGCTACACCGGGCTGGGCTGGCGGTTCTCCGCCGCGGTGTGCGGGGTGATCGTGGTGGTGCTGATCGCCCGGATCACCCGGCGGATCACCCGTTCGACACTGATCGGCGGGATCGCCGGGCTGTTGGTGATCGCCGACGGGGTCAGCTTCGTGGTGGCGCGCACGGCGCTGCTGGACGGGTTCCTGGTGGTGTTCGTGGTGGCGGCGTTCGGCTGCCTGATCGTCGACCGCGACCAGGTGCGCGAGCGGATGCACATCGCGCTGCTGGAGGGCCGCATCGGCGAGACGCCGTGGGGACCGCGGCTGGGTGTGCGGTGGTGGCGGTTCGGCGCCGGCGTGCTGCTCGGGCTGGCGTGCGCCACGAAGTGGTCCGGGCTGTACTTCGTCGCGTTCTTCGGCGTGATGACGATGGTGTTCGACATCGTGGCGCGCCGGCAGTACCGGGTGACACGGCCGTGGCTGGGGGCGTTCCGGCGCGACCTGGGGCCGTCGCTGTACGCGCTGGTGGTCATCCCGTTCGGGGTGTACCTGGCGTCGTACGCGCCGTGGTTCGCCTCCGAGACCGCGATCAACCGCCACGAGGTGGGCCGCTCGATCGGGCCGGACAGCGTGCTGCCGATTCCTGACGCGCTGCGCTCGCTGTGGCACTACACGTATGCGGCGTTCCGGTTCCACTCCGGGCTGACCAACGCCGACGGCAACCACCACCCGTGGGAGTCCAAGCCGTGGACGTGGCCGATGTCGTTGCGGCCGGTGCTGTACGCGATCGACAACCAGGACGTGCCGGGCTGCGGGGCGCAGTCGTGTGTGAAGGCGGTGATGCTGGTCGGCACGCCGGCGATGTGGTTCCTGGCGGTGCCGGTGCTGGGCTGGGCGCTGTGGCGGGCGATCGTCAAACGCGACTGGCGTTACGCGGTCGCGCTGGTGGGCTACGGCGCGGGGTTCCTGCCGTGGTTCGCCGGCATCGACCGCCAGATGTACTTCTTCTACGCCGCGCCGATGGCGCCGTTCCTGGCGATGATGATCGCGCTGATCCTCGGCGACATCCTGTACAAGCCGAACCAGAACGCCGAGCGCCGGACCCTGGGGTTGATCGCGGTGAGTTTCTACGTCGCGGCGGTGCTGACGAACTTCG